The following is a genomic window from Crossiella equi.
CCCTGGCTGGTCAGCACCAGGGCCCGGCACTCGGGGTCCTGTTCGGCAGCCTCGACCGCCTCCAGCAGCTCGGTGATGAGCTGGGTGGAGAGGCGGTTGGCCGGGTCGGCCCCGGCCAGCTCGGCCACCAGGTACCCGGGTTTCGGGTGCAGGTTCACGACGCGGTCGGCAGCCACCCGTCCTCCTTCCCGTACCAGCGGTAGTCGCGGTGGTAGTCCTCGATGCCGTTGAGGACCAGCAGCGGGCCGGTGTGCGCACTGGCGTGCGCGAGCAGGTCGGCGTGCTCCTCGACCCCGGTTTTCCCGTCCCTGGTCCCGAAACCGACCCGGGCGGCGGCGTCCAGCAGCTGGTCGTACCGGGCCACGTCCACCGGGGTGCGCGCGGCCAGCGCGGAGTCCACAGTGGACATCGCGGGCGCCGAGCGCCGCCCGGCCGAGGCGGTGAGGCCGAGGAACTCCGAGGAGGAGCCGCCGCCGTAGGAGAACACGCCCAGCTCGTGCTGTCCGGACGGCCCGTGCCGCAGGGCGCTGGCCACGGCCATCAGCGTGCAGCCCGCGTAGATGTTGCCCACCTGGCGGGGGACCTCCAGGGACGGCCGCACGCGGTCGGTGAAGTCGGCGTCGGCCACCGCGGGGCTGAGCCCGGCCAGCTTGCGCAGCGCGGTCCGGTGCGCGCCCTTGACCATGCCGGGGAACGGGGTGTGCATGGCCAGGGCGGCGAAGTCGCGGTGGAAGTCCGCGCCGGTGTGCCCGGCGTAGGTGTCGAAGGAGCCGACCAGGCTGTCGATGTAGGACATGATCGAGTGGTCGACCTTGATGATGTCGGTGTCCGGGCGGGGCCGGAAGAAGTCGTCGTTGTCGAAGCTGAAGCTGCCGTAGCGCTCCGGGTGCCAGGTGGCCAGCACCGCCTCGCCCAGCAGGACCGCGATCGCACCCGCGCCCTGGCTCGGCTCGGCCATGCTGCCCCGCAGCGGGAGGGGCGTATCGCCTGCGATGACCAGTGCCCTCGCGCCCTCGTGTCCGGTGGCCAGCGAACCGGCGACCACCTGGAGCGCGGCGATGCCGCCGTGGCAGGCCTGTTTGACCTCGAACACCCGGCAGGTGCGCGGCAGGCCCAGCGCGCCGAGCACAAACGCCGCGGCCGACTTGGCCAGGTCCACGCCGCTCTCGGTGGCCACCACCAGCGTCTCGATCCGGCCGCGCTCCTCCGGGCTGAGCCGGTCCAGCACGGGGCGGGCCGCGTTGGCGGCGAAGGTGACGATGTCCTCGCACGGCAGCGCGAGGCTCTTGCGGGACATCATCAGGTTGGCCGCGCGCGAGGTGTCCAGGCCGCGGGCCTGGAACAGCTCGTCCACCTCGACGCGGGCCGCGCCGAAGTAGGCGCCGACGTCCTGGATCCCGACCGTGCGCCGCACGCCCGTCACTGGCCCGCGACCGGGGCCGTGCCGACCGAGGCCAGGTGTGCCGCGAGCGTGCGGGGCGTGGCGTGCTCGTAGATCGTCTCCAGGGTGATGTCCGGGTAGAACTCGGTGCGCAGGTGGTCGACGAACTCCACGGCGAGGATCGAGTCCAGCCCGATCACGGTGAAGACCTCCTCGCGCTTGATGTCCCCGGTCTCCAGGAACAGCAGCTTGGCCAGGACGGTCACGATCGTTTCCTCGGCCTGCACGGCAGTGGACATGGTTGACCTCGCACTTCGGTTCGGTGAGGGGACTCGCCATTGGGCGAAGAATCAGTTCGATCGGCATCGCCGACGATTAAGCCGCGGTAACGGTTGGGCACAGAGTAGAACTGGGTAACAATGATTCGACATCGGCCATCGGGGTGAATACCGGGGAAGTGCCGCCAACCAGGTGGACGACCGCGCCGAGTACTTGACCACGCCGCACACTCGGCTACATCCTACCGACGCGCCATTTCGCGCCTTCCCCTGAATGCCCGCTGAGCTGGGCTTTTGCTTACCTGAAAGTGGTGAACGCGCATGTCAGCGTGCTGTCCGCATTGCGCCAACGGGGTCCCCGACCTCGGCGCAATCAAGGAGTACGAAAAGGGGCATCCGTATCAGCTACTGGCTAGTCTTCGGCGAGTTTCGCCGTTGCACCGCCTTTCGTCTGTGGCGTTGGGGCACGACTTCTGGGGCGTGTTCACCGCGCGCGAGGCGCAACGCGTACTGGTGAATGACGAGGACTTCCTGTCCGGTTTCGGGGTGTTCCCGTGGAACGGCGTGCACAATCCGGACCCGCTCCGGCAGAGCATCGTCATCGCCTCCGACGGGGCCCGCCGCGAGGCCGTCCGGGGCGCGATGAAGGACCTGTTCACCCGCTCGGCGGTACAGGCCATGCTGGCCGGGCTCGAACAGGACCTGGCCGACCTGCTCACCCCGCACCTGGGCGGCCGGGACTTCGACTTCGGCGCCGAGATCGGCTGGCCGATGGCCATGCGCACGATGACGCGGATCACCGGCGTGACCGGCGTGCACGAGGAGAAGCTGGGCCCGTTGGTCTCCGGCGTGCTGGGCGACATGCGCCCGGACGTCGAGGCCGACCGCAAGCGCGCCAGCGAGGCCTACGCCGAGGTCGCCACCGTGCTGTCCGAGGCCGTGGAACAGGCCAGGGGAGCCCCGCCGGACCACCTCATCGGCCGGCTGGAAGGCGCGCGCGAGGCGGGATCGGTGTCCCGGCGGGACGTGCTGGCCAACCTGATCGCCACCATCGTCGGCGGGACCGAGGCTCCGCGCCTGGTGCTGACCGCGGTCGCGGTGCTGTTGGCCGAGCAGCCGTCCTGGTTGGACGCCTTGACCGCCAACCCCGCGCTGCTGCCCGGTTTTGTCGAGGAGGCCCTGCGCTGGACCTCGCCGACCACCATGATCGGCCGCACGCTCGCCCGCCCGCTGACCCTGGGCGGCCGGCGCCTGGCCGCCGGGGACACCGTGCGGGTCATGGTCGCCGCGGTGGTCCGCGATCCGGCGCGCTACCCCGACCCGGACGTCTTCGACCCGGCCCGGCCGCAGCGGCCGCTGGTCTTCGGGCACGGCCCGCACCACTGCATCGGCGCGGCCTTCGCCCGGGTCCAGGTCACCACCCTGGTCGAGTTCTTCCTGCGGCACCGGCTGCGGCCGGAGCTGCTCGCCCCACCCGTGCTGTCCCAGTCCAACGCCTTCGTCGGACCGCTGAGCGCGCTGGTGCGCCTGCGGCCGCACCCCACCGGGAGGACCACGTCATGACCGAGGAATCCGTGCTCGACCTGCTGCGCGTGGCGACCGTGCGCGCGCTGCCCGAGCTGGACGGCACCGAGATCACGGCCGAGACGACCCTGGCCGAGCTGGGCGCCAACTCGCTGGACCGCATCGACATCGTGCTGGAGGTGCAGGCCGAGCTGGGCGCCGAGGGCCCCGCCCGCGAGCTGCCCACCGACCTGACCCTGCGCGAGCTGGCCGCCGCCCTGCGCGCGGCGGGGGAGTGGACCGCGTGACCACCGGGGTCGCCGTCACCGGCATGTCCGTCCTCAGTGGACTCGCCGACGGCCTGGACGGGTTCACCGGGCTGCTGCGCACCGGAGCGCCCTGTGCCGCCAACGACCTGGCCGGGTTCACCACCCGGGCCTGGGCGCGGCGGCACCTGGACGCCGGGACCGCCGCCGCGCTGGCCGAGGCCGCGGGCCGGGCCGCGCTGCCCGCCCGCACCGCCGCCTGCGTGGCGCTGGCCGCCACCCGGATGGCGGGCTGGCGGCCGGAGGAGCTGCACGACGCGGCGGTCCTGGTCGCGGGCACCAACCTCGCCCAGGGCTACCAGGCCGACGCGCAGGCCCGGTTCGCCCAGACCGGGCGGGCCCGCGCGGCGCACATCGTGGACCACCTGGACACCGACGCGATCGGGACGGTCAGCCAGGTCCTGGGCCTGCACGGCGAGGGCTGCGTGGTCGGCGGGGCCTCGGCCAGCGGCGCGCTGGCGGTCATCCAGGGCGTCCGGCTGCTGGCCATGGGCGAGGTGGACCGGTGCCTGGTCGTCGCCCCGGCCGCCGAACCGTCCCCGCTGGAGATCGCCGCCTTCACCACCAGTGGCGCGATGGCCGAGGGGCCGGACGCCCGCTGCCGCCCGTTCGACACCGCCCGCACCGGGTTCGTCTTCGGCCAGGCCGCCGCCGCGGTCACCCTGGAACGCACCGACGGCCCCCGGGCCCTGGCGCACGTCCTGGGGTACGGGCAGGCCCTGGACGCCCACCGCGGCGCCGAGCCCGACCCCGCCGGGCAGGCCAGGGCGATGCGCGCGGCCCTGGACCGGGCGGAGCTGGACCCGGACGAGATCGACCTGGTCAACGCGCACGCCACCGGCTCGCACCGGGGCGACCTGGCCGAGGCCGCGTCCCTGGCCGAGGTCTTCGCCGACGCCAAACCGGTGGTCAACGCCACCAAGGCCCTCACCGGCCACCCCCTGGGCGCGGCGGGCCTGCTGGAGCTGGTCGCCGTGGTGACCCAGCTGCGCGAGGGCTTCGTGCACGGCAACCCGCTGCTGGCAAAGCCCGTCGACGCGCCCCTGAACCACGCGGGCCCGGCGGCCGCCCCGGCCGGGTACCGCACCGCGTTGAGCAACAGCTTCGCCTTCAGCGGCATCAACGCCAGCCTGGTGCTGCACACCCCCGAGACGAGGAAGTGACCGGTATGGACGGGAACCCGCTGGTGCTGCCGGACAGCCTGATCCAGGACCCGCACCCGCTCTACGACAAGATGCGGGCCAAGGCGCCGGTGACCGAGGTCCTGCTGCCGCGCGGCATCAAGGTGTGGCTGGTCACCGGGCACGACGAGGCGCGCGCGGTGATGACCGATGCCCGGCTGAGCAAGGACATCCGGTTCGGCATGATGTTCACCGGCCGCCACCTGACCCCGGACGCGGTGCGCTTCGCGTGGTCGCCGGAGCTGGTGCAGCACAACCTGCTCAACCTCGACCCGCCCCGGCACACCCGCCTGCGCCGCCTGGTCGCCCGGTCCATGACCCAGCCGCTGCTGGCCAGGGTGCGCGCGGGCCTGGCGCGGTCGGCCGAGCGGCTGCTGGCCGGGCGGCCCACGGCCGAGCTGGTCGAGGACTACGCCGGGCCCCTGGCGTTCACCGGGATCGCCGAGCTGCTCGGGATTGCCGAACCCGACCGCGAGCGCCTGCGCCGGTGGTCCACCACGCTGCTCTCCTTCAGCCCCGCCGAGGAGGTCGCCGAGGCCACCGCCGAGGTGCTGGCCCACTTCCACGCGATGATGCGGGAGCGCAAGGCCGAGCCGACCGGGGACATGGTGTCCAACCTGATGCACCCCAAGAACGAGGCGGATGTCCTCACCGACGGCGAGATCGCCTCCCTGTCGGCGCTGATGATCATGGCTGGGCACGAGACCACCCAGCAGCTGATCGGCATGGGCGCGTTGGGGCTGCTGGACTTCCCCGAACAGCTGGCCGCGCTGCGCGAGGACCCGGGGCTGATCACCGGGGCGGTGGAGGAGCTGCTGCGCTGGGTCAGCCCGATCGTCAACACCATGCCCCGGTACACCACCGAGGACGTGGAGTTCGGCGGCGTGCGCATCCCCCGGGGCGAGATCGTGCTGGTCGGGCTCGGGGCGGTCAACCGGGACCCGGGGCGGCGGGGCTGCCCGCACGCCGTGGACATCTCCAACCCGGGGCCACACCTGGCCTTCGGGCACGGCATCCACTACTGCACCGGGGCGAGCCTGGCGCGGATGGCGGGGCACATCGGCATCGGCGCCCTGGTCGCGCGGTACCCCGGGCTGGTGCTGGACGGGCCGCGCGAGGAGCTGAGCTGGTACGAGACGCACCTGTCCTACAGCCTGGCCCGCCTGCCGGTCCGGCTCCGGTGACTCCGGTCGAGCGGGCGCAGCGGGCTGGCCGTGCCGGTCTGCCGGAGGGAGCGGAGTCCACGCCGTCACCGTGGAAGTCTCCGCGTCGCGAGTTCATCGGGGCCACCGCCGTCCTGGGCATCGGCGCCTCCCGCTCGGCCGCCAGCGCCAGCTCCCAGCCGCGTGCGCACCGCCTGGAACAGCGCCAGCAGCCGGGCCTGCTGCCGGGGACCGGGGTCGACCGCCGCGCCGTCCCGCCACAGCCGCGGCGGACCCAGGACCCGCAACCGCAGCGAGCCGTCGGCGGGTACCGCCGCCACACCGTTCTCCTGACCTCACCGCCACCGGACGCCCCAGTATCGGAGGCCACCCTGCCCGCCGTGTCCGCCAGTGGCCAGTCAGCTCGCCAGCGCCCGGTCCAGCTGGGCCCGAGAGGTGATCTTGAGCTTCTGGAAGACCTTGCGCAGGTGGTACTGGACGGTGCGCTTGCTGATGAACAGCCGGGCGGCGATCTCCGGGTTGCTCAGCCCCTCCTTGGCCAGCGCGGCGATCTGCGCCTCCTGGGCGGTGAGCGGGATCGTGTCCGGGTCCTCGGCGCGTTCGGTGGCCTCGCCGGTGGCGCGCAGCTCGCGGGTGGCCCGGTCGGCGAAGCCCGCCGCACCCATCTCGCTGAACAGCTCCCGCGCGGTGCGCAGCTGCACCCGGGCGTCCCCGCGACGGCGCTGCCTGCGCAGCCACTCGCCGTAGGCCAGGTGCGAGCGGGCCAGCTCCAGGCGCACCGGGGTGCGGGTGAGCAGGGCGATCGAGGCCCGGTAGTGCTGTTCGGCGGCCTCGGTGTCCAGCAGCGCGCGCACCCGCTCGGCCACCCCGGACAGCCAGTCGCCCCGGGTGACCTGCTCCCGTTCGGCCAGCCAGCCCGCGACCTCGCGCAGCGCCGCGTTCGCCCCGGACCGGGAGGCGGCGTCGGCGATCTCCGGGACCAGCAGCGGGCCCAGGGCGAAGCGGTCGCGGCTGAACTGCCCCCACAGCTTCTCGAAGGCCTCGGCGAACCGGCCCCGCGCGTTGGCCAGCACCGCGTCGGCGTAGTCGGCGAACAACGGCGCCGAGCTGAGCCCGTCGGCGAACCGCGCGCGGACCGCGGCGGCCAGCGGCGCCGTCCGCTCCCCGTCCCCGCGCCAGGCCGCGACCAGCAGCAGCGTGTCGGCGTTCGGTGCCCCACCGGTGGCCTCGACGACCGAGCGCGCCTCGGCCAGCGAGGCCTCGGCGGCGGCCAGCTCGCCCTCGAAGACCTGGTTGGCCGCGAGGTGGGCCAGCGCGACCGGCAGGTCGGCGAGCGCACCGGCCTCGCGGCTGGCGCTGACCTGGCGGCGGGTGAACAGGTGCCAGGCCCGGCTGTCCCACAGGTCCACGGCCACGTTGACCAGCGGGCCGCACGTGCCCGGCCACACGTCCTCGGCGCGGTGCCGGGCCAGCACCTGGTCCAGGCCCCGGCGCAGCATCGGCGCGGCCGCGTGGTGCCCGGACAGCACGCGCAGGCGCAGCCCGGTCAGCACCAGGCCGCGGGTGCTGCGCCCAGCCTCGGCCGGGACGGCCAGCGCGACGGCGCGCGGGTCCAGGCAGTCCAGCCCGTCGTCCCAGACGGCCGCGCACAGCGCCTCGGCGTAGACCTCGTCGGCCCGGGCCGGGTCGCGGGTGAGGAACAGCCCGGCGGCGTCGAGCAGGTGCCCGACCGCCTCGACCCGGCGGTG
Proteins encoded in this region:
- a CDS encoding hydroxymethylglutaryl-CoA synthase family protein; this encodes MRRTVGIQDVGAYFGAARVEVDELFQARGLDTSRAANLMMSRKSLALPCEDIVTFAANAARPVLDRLSPEERGRIETLVVATESGVDLAKSAAAFVLGALGLPRTCRVFEVKQACHGGIAALQVVAGSLATGHEGARALVIAGDTPLPLRGSMAEPSQGAGAIAVLLGEAVLATWHPERYGSFSFDNDDFFRPRPDTDIIKVDHSIMSYIDSLVGSFDTYAGHTGADFHRDFAALAMHTPFPGMVKGAHRTALRKLAGLSPAVADADFTDRVRPSLEVPRQVGNIYAGCTLMAVASALRHGPSGQHELGVFSYGGGSSSEFLGLTASAGRRSAPAMSTVDSALAARTPVDVARYDQLLDAAARVGFGTRDGKTGVEEHADLLAHASAHTGPLLVLNGIEDYHRDYRWYGKEDGWLPTAS
- a CDS encoding acyl carrier protein; translated protein: MSTAVQAEETIVTVLAKLLFLETGDIKREEVFTVIGLDSILAVEFVDHLRTEFYPDITLETIYEHATPRTLAAHLASVGTAPVAGQ
- a CDS encoding cytochrome P450, yielding MALGHDFWGVFTAREAQRVLVNDEDFLSGFGVFPWNGVHNPDPLRQSIVIASDGARREAVRGAMKDLFTRSAVQAMLAGLEQDLADLLTPHLGGRDFDFGAEIGWPMAMRTMTRITGVTGVHEEKLGPLVSGVLGDMRPDVEADRKRASEAYAEVATVLSEAVEQARGAPPDHLIGRLEGAREAGSVSRRDVLANLIATIVGGTEAPRLVLTAVAVLLAEQPSWLDALTANPALLPGFVEEALRWTSPTTMIGRTLARPLTLGGRRLAAGDTVRVMVAAVVRDPARYPDPDVFDPARPQRPLVFGHGPHHCIGAAFARVQVTTLVEFFLRHRLRPELLAPPVLSQSNAFVGPLSALVRLRPHPTGRTTS
- a CDS encoding phosphopantetheine-binding protein — its product is MTEESVLDLLRVATVRALPELDGTEITAETTLAELGANSLDRIDIVLEVQAELGAEGPARELPTDLTLRELAAALRAAGEWTA
- a CDS encoding beta-ketoacyl synthase N-terminal-like domain-containing protein gives rise to the protein MTTGVAVTGMSVLSGLADGLDGFTGLLRTGAPCAANDLAGFTTRAWARRHLDAGTAAALAEAAGRAALPARTAACVALAATRMAGWRPEELHDAAVLVAGTNLAQGYQADAQARFAQTGRARAAHIVDHLDTDAIGTVSQVLGLHGEGCVVGGASASGALAVIQGVRLLAMGEVDRCLVVAPAAEPSPLEIAAFTTSGAMAEGPDARCRPFDTARTGFVFGQAAAAVTLERTDGPRALAHVLGYGQALDAHRGAEPDPAGQARAMRAALDRAELDPDEIDLVNAHATGSHRGDLAEAASLAEVFADAKPVVNATKALTGHPLGAAGLLELVAVVTQLREGFVHGNPLLAKPVDAPLNHAGPAAAPAGYRTALSNSFAFSGINASLVLHTPETRK
- a CDS encoding cytochrome P450 family protein; its protein translation is MDGNPLVLPDSLIQDPHPLYDKMRAKAPVTEVLLPRGIKVWLVTGHDEARAVMTDARLSKDIRFGMMFTGRHLTPDAVRFAWSPELVQHNLLNLDPPRHTRLRRLVARSMTQPLLARVRAGLARSAERLLAGRPTAELVEDYAGPLAFTGIAELLGIAEPDRERLRRWSTTLLSFSPAEEVAEATAEVLAHFHAMMRERKAEPTGDMVSNLMHPKNEADVLTDGEIASLSALMIMAGHETTQQLIGMGALGLLDFPEQLAALREDPGLITGAVEELLRWVSPIVNTMPRYTTEDVEFGGVRIPRGEIVLVGLGAVNRDPGRRGCPHAVDISNPGPHLAFGHGIHYCTGASLARMAGHIGIGALVARYPGLVLDGPREELSWYETHLSYSLARLPVRLR
- a CDS encoding helix-turn-helix transcriptional regulator; translation: MVELVGRAVECKVLADLLDAVRDGRGTALVLAGEPGMGKTALLRHLTGEAEDLLVLSVAGVRTERELAFAALHRLIAPLPPQADLLPPPQRAAVRAVFGLADGPAGDRFLVALGITGLLAELARTRPVLVVVDDEQWLDRATLRVLTFAARRLAAERVGLVFASRAPSAELESLPVHTVPGLPARESGQLLDSALAGCLDPEVRARLLTEARGNPLALLALPRRVTPAGLAGGFALPGVLPVAQRVESAYRRRLAKVSPEVRQWLVIAAADPVGDPGTLWAAAGHAGLRAEAATGAAETGLVRVDTSVAFRHPLARSAVYLAADPAQRRAAHRALAAAADPVTDPDRRAWHRAQGTTVPEEDVAAELTRAAERARARGGPAAAAAFLERAAALTPDRADRAPRLLAAAEALRDCGGLLPALALLDLADQVPGQDPHHARVTHLRGQITLRLHRRVEAVGHLLDAAGLFLTRDPARADEVYAEALCAAVWDDGLDCLDPRAVALAVPAEAGRSTRGLVLTGLRLRVLSGHHAAAPMLRRGLDQVLARHRAEDVWPGTCGPLVNVAVDLWDSRAWHLFTRRQVSASREAGALADLPVALAHLAANQVFEGELAAAEASLAEARSVVEATGGAPNADTLLLVAAWRGDGERTAPLAAAVRARFADGLSSAPLFADYADAVLANARGRFAEAFEKLWGQFSRDRFALGPLLVPEIADAASRSGANAALREVAGWLAEREQVTRGDWLSGVAERVRALLDTEAAEQHYRASIALLTRTPVRLELARSHLAYGEWLRRQRRRGDARVQLRTARELFSEMGAAGFADRATRELRATGEATERAEDPDTIPLTAQEAQIAALAKEGLSNPEIAARLFISKRTVQYHLRKVFQKLKITSRAQLDRALAS